The Meles meles chromosome 12, mMelMel3.1 paternal haplotype, whole genome shotgun sequence genomic sequence caAGAATGAGGTAACATTGATGTGATCATTATCGTCTCAAAACAACTCAAAaactttggggtgggggagaaaatgaaacgggtttgtttgtttagaaaaATACTGGAAGGGCACTGTCCAGAAAGTTAGCAGTGGTGAACTTGGGGAAAGGttaagagataattttttttccaataggttttttccctctatttttcacatttcttttaaagattttttttttttttttttttttttttttttttttttgagagagagagagctcgagcagggaggaagggcatagggagagggaaaagtcGACTCCAGGGTAAGCAAGGAGTCCCACTAGGGGCAGGATACTAAGGCcccgagactatgacctgagtcgaaggcagacgcttaactgacagaaccacctaggcgcccctgtatttttcATACTAGATAACATTTTTGCAGTTACTGAGAGTTCTTCGTCACAATAAATGCCGCAAACAAAATGGTTTGGTTAGGGCCAACGCACTGTGAGGTGGGAGGGGACCGCTGCAGTTCCACATTGGGACCGGTAGATGGCGAGGACAAAGACGAAGGGCAGCCGCGCCGGGGCGTGCGCGTCGGGGCGGAGCCTCGGACAGCGTTTAGGGGCGGGGCCTGCATTCAGTCCTCTAGAATCCTGAACAGTCTGCGGAAGTACCAATGGCCCGACCGCGTGTGCGGCTGGTGGTCACCGCAGATGACTTTGGTTACTGCCCGCGGCGCGATGAGGGCATCGTAGAGGCCTTTCTGGCAGGGGCTGTGACCAGCGTGTCCCTGCTGGTCAATGGCGCAGCCGCAGAGAGCGCGGCGGAGCTAGCTGGCAGGTGAGTGGCGGCACGCTAAGGGTCTGGGCGGGCTTGGGAAGCCGCCTCTCCGCGGCCGCCCGTGCTCCCGCTCGCGCTCCGCCTGCAGGCATCAAATCCCCACGGGCCTCCACGCAAACCTGTCCGAGGGCCGCCCCGTGGGCCcggcccgccacggcgcctcGTCGCTGCTCAGCCCCGAAGGCTTCTTCCTCGGCAAGATGGGATTTCGCGAGGCGGTGGCGGCCGGAGACATAGCCTTGCCCCAGGTGCGGAGATGAGGCTGCAGGAAGAGGCTCGCGTTGACCCCCAAGGCTCGTCCGGAGGGTACCATGAAGCCATTAGGGGCAGGGGCGCGCGATGGATGCTTTCCTGGTTCATACTGGAGCAGTCACGCAGAGGCACCTGGAGGGAGCCCTTCTAGGTAGCTGCTCCCCGACATTCAAGGTGCCTTGTCGTTCTCTCTCCAGGTGCGGGAAGAGCTGGAGGCCCAGCTGATACGCTTCCGGGAATTACTGGGCGGAGAACCCACTCACGTGGACGGGCACCAGCACGTGCACGTGCtcccaggtggggtggggggcgttgCTCCCCGGTGAGGGGCTGGGGGTAAGAGGTGGTCCCAGGTAGTAGGACGGGCTGCTTCCTGACTCCTCCCCGTCCGCAGGCGTGTGCCAGGTGTTCGCAGAGACGCTGCAGGCCAACCGGGTGCGCTTCACACGGTTGCCGGTGGAGCGCGGGGTGGGCGGCTGTGCGTGGCTCGAGGCCCCCGCACATGCCTTTGCTTGTGCGGTGGAGCGCGACGCCCTAGCAGCGGTGGGCCCCTTCTCTCGCTACGGCTTACGGTGAGGCCCTCCGCCCCCATCCGGCCCTATCCCAGTGCGTCCTGCTAACCTTTCACCTGACAGCTATGGCCGTTCCTCGTTCCTCGGGCGATCCCTGTCGtggcccccaccccactccatccCAGCCCTGCCCATGACAGCTCTGCTGGTCCTTGCCGCTGATGCCCCTACACCCACAGGTGGACGGATGCCTTCGTGGGCCTGAGCACCTGCGGTCGGCACATGTCTGCTCACCGCGTATCAGGAGCACTAGCGCGGGCCCTGGAAGGCATACCCACCGGCCACGCCCTAACAGCTGAGCTGATGGCACACCCCGGCTATCCTAGTGTGCCCCCGGCTGGGGGCTGCGGTGAGGGCCCGGATGCCTTTTCCTGCTCTTGGGAGCGACTGCATGAACTGCGTGTCCTCACTGCGCCCACGCTTCGGGCCCGACTTGCACAGGACGGAGTGCAGCTCTGCACACTCCATGACCTAGACTCCAAGAGGCCTGGGGAAGGGGTCCTTGgagaagccactctggaaacattCCTGGAGCCCTCCCCACCATGTCCCTGACAGCCAGCCAAGCACAAATGCCCTTTAGTGCACAGAAAGGGGGCCAGTGTCAAGCCCTGGGACCGCCTGAAACCAGGCTGAGAGCGGGGGTCCAGTAACATACTTCCCTGGGCAGGCCCCTTGTCACCTCGGTGTGCAGGTCCTCATGGCTCAGAACGGTGGGCCAGAATTTTGGCAACCCGTCTTGGCAGCTGACAGATAGGCCCTATGACATCTGAGCCTGGGGCCTGCCAAAGCATCCTCCTTGTTCATATACAGTAGAGAGAGATCActgtattaataaaatatatgtctTGTAAacttgggtgtttttttttttaatttaaatttttaaattttttaataagattttacttgtttgagagagagaaagaaaggatgagcgtggggtgggaaggagcagagggaaagagagaagcggactccccactaagcaaggagcccgatgtggagcttgatcccaggacctgaagatcatgacctgaaccaaaggcagtcattcaaccaactgaaccaccaaatCTGGGTTGTTTCTTAAACTGTGCCCTGTGAACTGTGAAAACATTCTCAGACACATGACAGGGCAAAAACTAACTCCTTCTGGGCACAAACCCAGTCATTATAACAGAATAGGTAACTCAGAACATACTCCAAGTTCTAGTTTTGTCCATGcttaagtttattattttgcGGGGAGCGAGGCTGGGAGAACAATGTCTCACCAGGCTACTTTTTGGAAGGTAATATTATcatctcaaattttatttaaaaagtcacctgttttgttgttttgtggggcttgaactcacaaccctgagatcgagccctcagctgagatcaagagtcagaagcttaacagactgagccgcccaggcaccccaaaagtcaCGTGTTCTAAGCAGACATCCCTTTGCCATCCTAGGGGCAGATCTAAGGAAGTCCTGCAAGCCTATTTAAATTTTTCCAGGAGGAACAGTCTTCTGCGGAAATGGGATCCAGGGCTCCTCACCAGACCTGGTGATGTGTGTGTGCCCTGTCACTGCCGCTCATGTGTCTTGGATCAAGGAGATGCAGGGAGCAGATGGGGAAGGTGGCAGGGAGTTCTTGGGAACACAGACCCCTGCCCCGCTCTGGCATGTGGAAAGGCAGATTGAACAATGATCCAGTATCTCCATCTTAACAGACCAAGAAGTAGAAATGGCAGAGCATGGCTTTGAAGCTACCTGTTCATTTATTCACCGTGCACCGTGTCAGGCAAGGGGTCAGGCGCCCAGAGAGCTCTCTCAGCCTAGGCAGCCCGGAGGGATGTATAGCTTTCTGAAGGGGTTAAGGGTGGGATCTTGCTGCTCTTTCCTGCTGCCCCCATCCTCCACCGCTACCCCCTTTACTGTGACCTCAGCCCACTCTTTTGTGGCTCCATCTTTCACACTAACCTTTCCTTGACCATGGTTCTTTCAGCATCAGGCTCTTTCTTCCTACCTTTCCTCCATGACTGTAAACTGGAATCACTTAGTTCCTCCTAGTGCCATGCCCTCCCCTCCTTGCCTCAGCCCAGTGAGGTCTGGCCACACTCCTGGCTggagcaggtggaggggtggtgggaaggCAGCCCTTTGACACAGAGGCACCTCCTTTGGGGAGAAGGGGGTTTCTGCTATTTTGAGAGGAGGCAGCTGACTGTGTGGCTCTGAGGCTCAGGAGAGAGGtgtggggagatgggagagaacTGGGGTCTGTACAGAAGCAAGAGGAAGCTGTGGAGTGGGCTCCTATTgctaagagagggagaaaggagtgaGCAGAGCTGAGGGCCCAGATCAGCCCTAGGGACCATGAcagtggagagaagagaggggccATGGCCATGGCCAGACTGGTAGAATCATCTGGAGACCAAGgtctgcctggggggggggggggtgtggtaAGGCAGAAGGCTGCAGGTGGCACAGGGCCCACTGTGGAGCTGGTCACTAGCACTGCACTGGGGACACGGGGGTATTCCTATGTTAAACCTGCTGTGCACTGGATGGCTTAGGCGAGTGGGGGCTGCTGCTCTCCACCCATTCATCAGTCATGGATGGAAGGTCTACTCTGGGCCAGGCGGGGGCTGTATGCTGTGATAGCCCAGCCTGCCAGGAGCTCAGTTGGGGACAAACATGGGGATAGCTGGTATGATCCAGACTCCagtgggatggggaaggggaaggaataCAAAGCAGAGTGTGGGGGCAAAAGGATTCCTAACCACGCCAGGCCTGTTGGGAGAATGCTCTCTGGAAGAAGTGACTTCTCTAGCCCTCGATTGTGACCTCTGCCCGCTGTTGGGCAGTCCTTTCCGCTCTGATCCTCTGACAGGTGATGTCTTGCAGGAGGGCTCCTAGGGGCACCTCCTGCCCCTAGGAGCCCTCCTGCAAGAACATGTTCCAATCACCCAGGAAATAGCTGTTTAGCAAGTGCCGCCTGAGCCAGGCcaccttcagctctgctccttctctGGCTGGTGCCAGCCCCCGGTACTGCATGAGGGAcgcagggagaggagggagagccaGTGcagggtgggcaggaagagccAAGACCCAGCTCTGGCTTTGCCTCAGATGGGGTCGGGTGGCTGCCCTGGCAGGGTGGGACACGGAGGTGCTGGCCCACTGAAGAAACAGAGTGGGGCCGCCAGGCCGTGGACTGCGCAATGAGGAAGTCCAGGGCCCTTGCCAGAGGAAGCCTCAGGGAGCCAGGGGCAGGCAGGAGCCAGGCTGCAGTGCACACCCGAGTGATGAAGGAGATACACATTTTGAGCTGAACAATTAATACAAGAGTGAGGAAGGTGAGAAAGTGGTCGCTCCAGAGTTCATAAAGTTGAGAAAAGGTCCTGTAGGTCTCTGGATTTGGGAAGGGCTGGGCACCAAGGAACCTGAGTGGTGGAATGTAACAGGCTCTGAAACTAGACTGTAAAAACCCAGGCCTGGTTTCCTTGGCTGTCACTGAACCGCAGTCTCTTCCTCTGTAAAAATAGGGACTGTGTCCGTGGGGTTGTCTTGAGAGTCACAGAGGATGCAGTGCTAGAAGACAGCAGAGTACCCTGCTGATGACCAAGGTAAAGGACCAGCTCCTTGCTTCCTGGTAAAATGATTTTCCAGCAGGCTTTCTCCTGGACACCTGCAGACCTGACAGGGCAGGTCTGGTCTCCCCTGGTGTCGAATTAAATCAGCATCACCCCCCGTGCTGAGTCAATACAACAGGAGGTCCCTGAGGCTCCAGACAGGTTCAAGGAAATGGCCTAGCCCCACCCTCGGGCACACCCTCCTTAGTTCTGGGACACGGACACGACAGCCACCCTTCTCAGGGCCTCAGTCTGCTCCTCTGCTCAATGTGGAGAATATCACTCTCTGGGGACTGATAAGTGGACTGAAATGAGGCCTATACACAGAGGCCACTGTCCCCTCCCTGACACCCAAGGTGCCCTTGGCAGGCCCTGATGGTCTGGATCTCCAGCCTTTTCTGCTTCCCTCACAGGAAGGCCACACACCTCTGTGCGCCTCTTGGAAAAGCTGGgcatggggagaggagcaggcagaAGAGCGAGCCTGGGCCCTGGCCACCCCTCTCCCGTCTATAAGAACATAGGCCCCTGGCTCTGCCCACTCACAGTCCGGAAGAAACCCACAAGACCAAACCAGTGTCTGAGAGCATTTTTATTAAGGGCAGCAAAAGGGGTTCGCAGCATCTTAGAAAGCCTATTCTCCACCATGGGtatggcggggaggggcagggcagagggggcGGACCCAGCGCACTCCGAGGAACCTGGCGGGTGTGAATTCCTGAGTGGGCTCGGGTCAGCAGTGGCTGCTCGACAGCTCTCCCCTTCTCCAGAGGGCCCAGCTGTTTGGGTGTGGAGCAGCCAGGACTGCTGGCCAGCATGTTTCAAAGCCTGTCCTGGGGAATGCCCAGGCTGGAGGGGACAAACCGCCTAGGCCTGAGGGAGGAACCACCCACTGCCTCGCTCTCCCAGGGCCAGGCCTCTGATGGGGCAAACCGTGGGCTGCCATGCCAGGGCTGAGAGTCCCTGAGTGGCTGCCGGCTTGGACAAAGGTATCCTCCCACGATGAGCAGAGAAGTGAGAGGGGAACAGTCGGGCAGAACTACGCTGGTAGACAGACATGAAGCAATGGGACACTTCCCAAGAATGGCAATATTTCTGGGTTAGAGAAGCAATGAGAACAAATGGTGGCTTATTTGTATAGCTTCGGACAGGATTTGGCATTTTATTACAAACCTGCGTGTGAGTGAAATTAAACTCCATCATCACCTCTCTGCTAATGAAGAGAAAGATGTGGAAACACTGGCCCGGCACTCTTGCGTTCCTGGGCACAGAGAAGTCTCCAGAACCTGCCCCTAGCATACCTAGGACTAAAGAAGCGGAATTCACTGACACACTGCAGGGGCCACGCACCTGGACAACTAAACAACATTCTGCTGCCTAACCTACTCATCACACCCACCTCTGCACAGGTGAAACCGTCTTACAGATCTATAAGCCCCAGAAAGATCCCATGTTAGAGAGCTAAAAACAGAAAGCAGTTTCTTTATGTCATCTTCTCCACAGGATCTAGTTCCCCCGAGAACCAAGAAGGGCAGCCGCCAGTGGCAGAAGGAGGAGTTGGTGACACACGGCGTTTGGACCATCGGCTTCCTCTGGGTGTCAGTGACACGCATTCTCGATTTCAGGGGCAGTCCCACTTGCTTTGAAAAGACCGTAACATTCAAATCCTTACAAGTTCATCTGATGATAAATTCTAAGgtcaatttttatttctacaaaaaaaggcagtcaaaacaatataaaacacATGTAAAGGATATTACTGAGTGAGCTTCAAGTGGAGCTTGACTCTGCAAAGGCTGTGagtccagagggagagggaaggccatcttgttcctgggctggccGGCTGCTCCGAAGGAGCCAGCAGGGTGCCGGCAACCCCAGCCTGCTGCTGGCTACAGCCAAGTCCCGCCAATTCCAACCCCGCAAAGGGTCAAACTGTGCCGAGGGAGGGTCGCATTGGGGTTGCGCTGCGATGAGGAGCTGGGAGCGCGAGCTCCGTGGCACATTCATATGGAGCTCGGTGATAGGTGAGCGTGAAATTTCACGTGGACATTCTGGCTTCAGCGTTGTCGGCAATGGCCAGCACGTCTTCTGCAGTGGCTGCAGGGAGGAGCGTCAACATTTGGCCTTGAGAGCCTCTCTGGCGAGGAATTCCTCACGCAAGTGCAGAGCATCCTCCGGTCGGCAGGCCCTTCCCCGGTGTGGCCACAGAGCTGGGTTTCCCCAAGCAGGCCAGGCCTGGCTGAAGTTCAATCACGCACACAGACATCAGGGTTTGCCCATTTAATCAATGTTACTGTGGTAACACTGGCCAGATTTTTACGTAAGAACTGGGCCTCCCTTTTCAtggctggtttttttgttttgtttgttgggtttttttggtggtgagggggaggtggtggggtggTGAATGgtggtttgcttgtttttaaaattttttaaaaggatgtttAAATTGGAGCCAGGAGAATTTGAACCAACTCCCACACAGGGCAGTACAGCATGGGAGGAGAGAAGCCACCAGAACGGCCAGGAGCGGTCTCTTCCCCTTTGCAGAGGAGATAGCCCTGGGTCTGGGGGAAGTGAATGGgtgaaaaataaaccaaatggaAGAAAGTGGGAgctgcaggggcaggggaagaaagggaactgcaacctttttttttcttttttcttaacctTAAGGGCTAAATGTAAATTGAAGGTTTTGGATCAGTTTGGACAAGAAAAGAAACACCATTCTTTTAAAgtagattgaagcagtgatttttaaaacaaagaaagcagaactagaacatcttaaatttttaatcctttctttacAGGTTACCTAGACCACTTTTGATTAAGAAAACTGTAGAAAGTTAGTAACTGCCACAAGCAAACGCCAGGCGGCGGCACGTGTCAATTTTCCTCAGAGTCCTGCTTTGCGGGGTGTCTGAATGTGCAGCTCAGGGTCTCCGCTCACACTCGCTGGAATCAGTCGCGGCAGAGTTTAGTCCACAGGTCGCTTCTCCCCGTATTTCTTTGTAAACTCTTCAGCGTTCTTACAGAATTTTTTACGGTCCTTAGAGTATTCTTCAGCTAGGTCAGCCCGAAGTGGGTGCTCGGGCTGGGGGTCGTTCACCAGTGCTATGAGGGACTGGATTACTGCCAAGAAAAGGACCAGGCACCACTGGTTAGAACAGTCTCAGAAAGGGCAACTTTTGACTGCAACACTGATTTACATCAATGTGCTTCTAAGATAAAGTGGCCTCCCATTTATCCAAAATTCTAACCACCAGGGCGCAACCCATCTTTCCTCTGTAGCTGGGAGAAAGTGCTGGGCCACAAGCTGCTACCGTGACAGTGAGTAACTGTTCAGAATGACACCTCCGCCTCCTCCAGGAACCTTCCTGAACTGACATCTCAGGGCCCACCAGTCACTCTCACTCCCCCTTCTCTTGAACTCTGGAGCTCTCGGGCCTAGCACAAACACCCCctcacatacatatacacacctgcacacacaggTGGAGCTTCTCTAGGGTAGGGACTGGGTGACATGTCCCATCACTACGAGTGGTTCAGAGGAGCTTGGGGTCTTCATGGTGTAAATGCACAGTGAGCCGACTCCTGAAGACCCCTAGGAGCTCATGAACTAGCTGAGAAAGGTTCACCTGACACCCTGTCTTAACTACCAGAAGGTAGATAACCCTCACCAGTGTTACACTCTCGATTCCACAAGCAGAAACCACACCGACTGCTTGGGGTGGGCCCCACAATGCTCTCCCAAAGTACAGTAAGGCCTAGATGTACTGGAAGGCTGGCCCTGGGGTGGAAGGGCCATAAGGGAATggaaggtggggaaggaagaTCGAGGGGGAAACAGAACGTCCAGGAACCCCAGGCCCCCTCACCTCAAAAGTGGGCTGCATGCAGCCACTTCACCTTCTCACACACGCTTCTCCTCATCCAGCCCTGATTAGGACCAGAAGACCCCAGAATGCTGGGTTCCCTCCCACTGCCACATTCCTAGCAAAAAGGCATCTCTCCTCTAGATTACCGATGCCACAGGTTCCTTTGCGGGGGACCATGTTCTCCCCTCTGCATTACAAGTTATGGATTAAATGCTAATGCTGGCTGAGCCAGGCACAAAGGCCTACCCAGCCACTAGCTCACTCTGAGTGGGAGGAACAGCACAAAGCACTCCTGGCCAGGCACCCAAAGACCACCTGCCCTCACCTCTGCCTGTCAGTGCTACCAGGTGAGGCGGAGCAACAGGTGAGGCGCATGCAGGGCTGGCTGGgtccaggctgagcagggaggaggggctggaggccAAGGAGGGTGGACTGTGAAGAGCAAGCAGGAGTGAAGCGCCTGGAAGCATCTCTGCAGGCTGAGGCAGTTCCTAATCCAATCCCCACAGCACCCTCAGGGGAAGGCATTATCACCTCCCACCTGTAAATATCTCTAAGAGGAAGTAGGCCCTGGAAGTACATTTTTTTAGTctgtttatttaagatttatccCTTTCATATTTAATTACTGTATAACAGCACGAatgataataaagctattttgttTGTTCCTATTTCACAAACTCCCTCCAATGGGATTCCAGTGTTTGCCATATACCCACATATGGCCTAAATGATTATTTACCTAATATTCTTCTCTAAAtcaccccattttttaaaatacaaatttttctcaaagaaaaagtaaatgtaaCTCCAATGGAAAATCACTTTCACTTGCTAAACAGAAGGCATGCATCAACAAATGTTAAAATGAGCACCCAAGGCCCCTCCTGTCCAGCCAGGGGAAGCAACCGCACTGGGACCAATACTCTTCCAGAGGACACCTTTCAGTTTCTCGCAGACACTACCCCAGCTTGTGGGCCATGCCCTCCTTTAGCAAGCTCCCAGATTCTCCACCCTATGCTCAGCTGTGAAACTGCTCCATATACCTCCGTTGCTCTCGACTTCAGGCGGGAATCCTGCACCACATGTGACTCAGGGCACCAACAGATGGCTTCCTGTCTTCTGCTGTGATCAGAGACTATTCTCTAGCAGAACTGCTGCTTCATTAGCATTTCAGGAACCTCAAGGGGCCCTTGCCTAGGTTAagtgcggtgggggggggggcagtgaggagTTTTCAAGGTTTCCTGTTCACCCTCTGTGAGGGtactcaggctctctgcttttcACTACGATCATCTTCACAGCCAATGTATCAGCAGAGAACCCTTTGTTCACTGTTAAGGCTGGCTCTTCAAAAGCTAAATACTTTGCAAGTTTACTAtatctatttaattattttctgggaACCTGCTTTCACTTATTTGATCAAGTcgaaatatttttcaatttatttagtaGTTCTGGCAAGTATTTCatcctttctctgttcctctgggTGCATTTCTG encodes the following:
- the YDJC gene encoding carbohydrate deacetylase isoform X2, whose translation is MARPRVRLVVTADDFGYCPRRDEGIVEAFLAGAVTSVSLLVNGAAAESAAELAGRHQIPTGLHANLSEGRPVGPARHGASSLLSPEGFFLGKMGFREAVAAGDIALPQVREELEAQLIRFRELLGGEPTHVDGHQHVHVLPGGRMPSWA
- the YDJC gene encoding carbohydrate deacetylase isoform X1 encodes the protein MARPRVRLVVTADDFGYCPRRDEGIVEAFLAGAVTSVSLLVNGAAAESAAELAGRHQIPTGLHANLSEGRPVGPARHGASSLLSPEGFFLGKMGFREAVAAGDIALPQVREELEAQLIRFRELLGGEPTHVDGHQHVHVLPGVCQVFAETLQANRVRFTRLPVERGVGGCAWLEAPAHAFACAVERDALAAVGPFSRYGLRWTDAFVGLSTCGRHMSAHRVSGALARALEGIPTGHALTAELMAHPGYPSVPPAGGCGEGPDAFSCSWERLHELRVLTAPTLRARLAQDGVQLCTLHDLDSKRPGEGVLGEATLETFLEPSPPCP